One stretch of Lysobacter sp. KIS68-7 DNA includes these proteins:
- the pstS gene encoding phosphate ABC transporter substrate-binding protein PstS: protein MTALSLALVVAGGFASAANAADVTGAGASFVYPIMSKWSSDYAKASNKKVNYQSIGSGGGIAQIKAGTVDFGSSDAPMKPEELAKFGLAQFPSVIGGVVPVVNVPGIQAGALKLDGPLLADIFLGKVTMWNDPRIVELNGGLQLPAKKITIVHRSDGSGTTFNFVNYLSKVSPEWKAKVGEGTAVKWPTGIGGKGNEGVAAYVKQINGGIGYVEMSYALQNKMTYSRMKNSAGNFIVPSNDSFQAAADSADWANAKDFYLVMTNAPGAQAWPITATNFILMYKQPKNAAGAKNAKEFFDWAYANGDKAATDLDYVPLPDALVKQIEAYWSQNLKY, encoded by the coding sequence ATCACCGCCCTCTCGCTGGCCCTCGTCGTCGCCGGCGGTTTCGCCTCCGCCGCCAACGCCGCCGACGTCACGGGTGCCGGCGCTTCGTTCGTCTATCCGATCATGTCCAAGTGGTCGTCCGACTACGCGAAGGCCTCCAACAAGAAGGTCAACTACCAGTCGATCGGCTCGGGCGGCGGCATCGCCCAGATCAAGGCCGGCACGGTGGACTTCGGTTCGTCCGACGCCCCGATGAAGCCGGAAGAACTCGCCAAGTTCGGCCTCGCGCAGTTCCCGTCGGTGATCGGCGGCGTCGTGCCGGTCGTCAACGTCCCCGGCATCCAGGCCGGTGCGCTGAAGCTTGACGGCCCGCTGCTGGCCGACATCTTCCTCGGCAAGGTCACGATGTGGAACGACCCGCGCATCGTCGAACTCAATGGCGGCCTGCAGCTGCCGGCGAAGAAGATCACGATCGTGCACCGCTCCGACGGTTCGGGCACCACCTTCAACTTCGTCAACTACCTGTCCAAGGTGAGCCCGGAGTGGAAGGCGAAGGTCGGCGAAGGCACGGCCGTGAAGTGGCCGACCGGCATCGGCGGCAAGGGCAACGAAGGCGTCGCCGCGTACGTGAAGCAGATCAACGGCGGCATCGGCTACGTCGAAATGTCGTACGCGCTGCAGAACAAGATGACCTACTCGCGCATGAAGAACTCGGCCGGCAACTTCATCGTGCCGAGCAACGACAGCTTCCAGGCCGCCGCCGACAGCGCCGACTGGGCGAACGCGAAGGACTTCTACCTGGTGATGACGAACGCCCCGGGCGCGCAGGCCTGGCCGATCACCGCCACCAATTTCATCCTGATGTACAAGCAGCCGAAGAACGCCGCGGGCGCCAAGAACGCCAAGGAATTCTTCGACTGGGCGTACGCGAACGGCGACAAGGCCGCGACGGACCTCGACTACGTGCCGCTGCCCGACGCGCTGGTGAAGCAGATCGAAGCGTATTGGTCGCAGAACCTGAAGTACTGA
- the pstC gene encoding phosphate ABC transporter permease subunit PstC has product MNSIALPTASAHDDRAARDVRNDRRFAWIVGTAGVFVLVSLIAAAFSMLWGGRLAFQTFGLKFLWTDAWDPVNQVFGALVPIYGTVVTAFLAMLIAVPVSFGIAMFLTEIAPKWLRGPVGAAIELLAGIPSIIYGMWGLFVLVPVLSEHVYPWVDEHMGQWPLVGQFFAGPPMGLGMGTAGLVLAIMVIPFIASVMREVFLTVPGRLKESAYALGSTRWEVVWDVVLPYTRSAVIGGIFLGLGRALGETMAVTFVLGNAHELTTSLLMPGNSIAATIANEFAEADSEMYRSSLIALGFVLFLVTFTVLTIARLMLRQLSKKEGN; this is encoded by the coding sequence ATGAATTCCATCGCCCTGCCCACTGCCTCCGCCCATGACGATCGCGCCGCGCGCGACGTCCGCAACGACCGCCGCTTCGCCTGGATCGTCGGGACCGCCGGCGTGTTCGTTCTGGTGTCGCTGATCGCCGCTGCGTTCTCGATGCTCTGGGGCGGCCGCCTGGCCTTCCAGACCTTCGGGCTGAAATTCCTCTGGACCGACGCGTGGGACCCGGTCAACCAGGTCTTCGGCGCGCTCGTGCCGATCTACGGCACGGTGGTCACCGCCTTCCTCGCCATGCTCATCGCCGTACCGGTGAGCTTCGGCATCGCGATGTTCCTCACCGAGATCGCGCCGAAGTGGTTGCGCGGGCCGGTGGGTGCCGCGATCGAACTGCTCGCCGGCATCCCGTCGATCATCTACGGCATGTGGGGCCTGTTCGTGCTCGTCCCCGTGCTCTCCGAACACGTGTATCCCTGGGTCGACGAACACATGGGCCAGTGGCCGCTCGTCGGCCAGTTCTTCGCCGGCCCGCCGATGGGCCTGGGCATGGGCACCGCGGGCCTGGTGCTTGCGATCATGGTCATCCCCTTCATCGCCTCGGTGATGCGCGAGGTGTTCCTCACCGTGCCGGGCCGCCTGAAGGAATCGGCGTACGCACTCGGCTCCACGCGCTGGGAAGTGGTGTGGGACGTGGTGCTGCCCTACACGCGCTCGGCGGTGATCGGCGGCATCTTCCTGGGCCTGGGCCGCGCGCTCGGCGAAACGATGGCGGTCACCTTCGTGCTGGGCAACGCGCACGAACTCACCACCTCGCTGCTGATGCCGGGCAACTCGATCGCCGCGACCATCGCCAATGAATTCGCCGAAGCCGATTCGGAGATGTATCGCAGCTCCCTCATCGCACTCGGCTTCGTCCTCTTCCTCGTGACCTTCACCGTGCTGACCATCGCCCGCCTGATGCTGCGCCAACTGTCGAAGAAGGAGGGCAACTGA